The following proteins are co-located in the Chryseobacterium daecheongense genome:
- the crtI gene encoding phytoene desaturase family protein codes for MITNTNSLRKRIAVIGSGFSGLSAAAYAAKSGHEVHVFEKHHQPGGRARQFKTENGYVFDMGPSWYWMPDIIEDFFSDFDYKASDFFQLVSLDPQFEMVFSKEKVSVPEKNSEIRDLFEKIEPGAGRRYDQFMQSAQFKYETGMKDFVTKPCYSWLEFASLKIAGSALKLDLVSNFRKYVSGYFSDPKLRSLMEFPVIFLGASPQHIPALYSLMNYGGYVLGTKYPMGGFYQLVLAMKKVAEKQGATFHFNHNVQQFNTEKGKVTSIRINGEDREFDAVIASSDYHHTETLIPESLRNYTDAYWKTRTFAPSCLIYYLGVKGKIPHLKHHTLFFENELDDHIDCIYKDKKWPSKPLFYVCCPSKTDPDVAPQDGENLFLLLPLAPGIHDEESLREQYLMKMLARIEKHTGESGLLSRIEYKRSYCVSDFISDYNAYEGNAYGLSNTLSQTAVLKPKIRNKKIKNLFYTGQLTVPGPGVPPSVISGKIVAAEVSKLKIN; via the coding sequence ATGATAACGAATACCAATAGCTTAAGAAAAAGAATTGCCGTGATAGGCTCGGGATTTTCCGGACTTTCTGCTGCTGCGTATGCTGCAAAATCAGGACATGAAGTACATGTATTTGAAAAGCATCACCAGCCTGGCGGACGGGCAAGACAATTTAAAACGGAAAACGGGTATGTTTTTGATATGGGACCAAGCTGGTATTGGATGCCTGATATCATTGAAGACTTTTTCAGTGATTTTGATTATAAAGCATCCGATTTTTTTCAATTGGTATCGTTAGATCCTCAGTTTGAAATGGTTTTTTCAAAAGAGAAAGTCTCAGTTCCCGAGAAAAACAGTGAAATCCGGGATTTATTTGAAAAAATAGAACCCGGAGCTGGCCGGCGTTATGATCAGTTTATGCAGTCTGCTCAATTCAAATATGAAACGGGGATGAAAGACTTTGTGACAAAACCATGTTACAGCTGGCTTGAATTCGCTTCTTTAAAAATAGCGGGTAGTGCTCTGAAACTTGATCTTGTAAGTAATTTCAGAAAATATGTTTCGGGCTACTTTTCGGATCCGAAGCTCAGATCACTGATGGAATTTCCGGTTATATTCCTCGGTGCTTCACCGCAACATATTCCCGCATTGTACAGCCTGATGAATTACGGAGGATATGTCCTGGGAACAAAATATCCTATGGGAGGATTTTATCAGCTTGTTCTTGCCATGAAGAAGGTGGCAGAAAAACAAGGCGCAACTTTCCATTTTAACCATAACGTACAGCAGTTCAATACGGAAAAAGGCAAAGTTACTTCCATCAGGATCAATGGGGAAGACCGTGAATTTGATGCCGTCATTGCCTCATCAGACTATCATCATACCGAAACATTAATTCCTGAATCCCTCAGAAACTATACCGATGCCTATTGGAAAACCAGAACCTTTGCTCCTTCATGTCTCATCTACTATCTCGGTGTTAAAGGGAAAATTCCTCATTTAAAGCATCACACCCTTTTTTTTGAAAATGAGCTTGACGATCATATAGATTGTATTTATAAAGATAAGAAGTGGCCGTCAAAACCCTTGTTTTATGTATGCTGTCCTTCAAAGACAGATCCGGATGTAGCACCTCAGGATGGCGAGAATCTTTTCTTGCTGTTGCCTCTTGCTCCGGGAATACATGACGAAGAGTCTCTAAGAGAGCAATATCTGATGAAAATGCTTGCAAGAATTGAAAAACATACGGGAGAAAGCGGTCTCCTATCCAGAATTGAATACAAAAGAAGCTATTGTGTCAGCGATTTTATTTCAGATTATAATGCTTATGAAGGTAACGCGTACGGATTATCCAATACATTATCCCAGACGGCTGTTTTAAAACCTAAAATAAGAAACAAAAAGATTAAGAATCTTTTTTATACAGGACAATTAACTGTTCCGGGACCGGGTGTTCCTCCGTCAGTAATTTCCGGAAAAATTGTAGCGGCTGAAGTTAGTAAACTAAAAATAAATTAA
- a CDS encoding MarR family winged helix-turn-helix transcriptional regulator gives MNYDLIKTVVELIQQFMEQNEDKALYSNDIQGFAEWLIISHPEDSESEPGWLGMESERSTDSIINTLLTRMGRYAKSYSRSATYHSVFSSQDDFIYLISLKSVGPMTKMELIRRNVHEKSSGILIINRLIRNGWVKQEISQKDKRTKHVQLTQEGFTVLNEHMDEIRKASRAVVGNLTHSEQMLFIAILSKLDEFHHSLYRMNLEAQELLDAVYKKLN, from the coding sequence ATGAATTATGATCTTATCAAAACAGTGGTAGAGCTTATTCAGCAATTTATGGAGCAAAATGAAGACAAAGCTCTATACAGTAACGACATCCAGGGTTTTGCGGAATGGTTAATTATTTCGCATCCTGAGGATTCTGAATCAGAACCTGGATGGCTGGGGATGGAATCAGAAAGGAGCACCGACAGTATTATCAATACTTTATTGACAAGGATGGGGAGATATGCAAAATCTTACTCGCGATCAGCAACCTACCACTCCGTTTTTTCAAGCCAGGATGATTTCATTTACCTTATAAGCCTGAAGTCTGTAGGACCCATGACCAAAATGGAATTGATAAGACGTAATGTGCATGAAAAATCTTCGGGCATTCTTATTATTAATCGTTTGATCAGAAATGGCTGGGTAAAACAGGAGATTTCTCAAAAAGATAAAAGAACAAAACATGTTCAGCTAACACAGGAAGGCTTTACTGTATTAAATGAGCATATGGATGAAATCCGTAAAGCCTCAAGGGCTGTAGTAGGAAACCTTACCCATTCTGAACAAATGCTGTTCATTGCCATACTCTCTAAATTGGATGAATTTCATCATTCCCTTTACCGTATGAATCTGGAAGCCCAGGAATTACTGGACGCTGTCTATAAAAAGCTGAACTGA
- a CDS encoding DUF4142 domain-containing protein — protein MKNSILTLLAVSTMLACKKSETTTVNQPMDSTAVAPSVDSPAVTADSTTVTGTTNTKVSLSDQDKKFADGAAQGGLMEVMMGKLAATNASDKNVKNLGEMMVKDHSKANEELKSWASTVGYTLPTSLDAEKQKKYDELKSKKGAEFDRMYSDLMVSDHKEDIVEFKKEAADGQEASLKSFASKTLPTLDHHLMEAQKTKSGIK, from the coding sequence ATGAAAAATTCAATTTTAACCCTTCTTGCAGTTTCCACGATGTTGGCCTGTAAGAAAAGCGAAACAACGACAGTTAATCAACCGATGGACAGTACAGCAGTGGCTCCCTCCGTTGATTCACCAGCTGTTACTGCCGATTCTACCACTGTAACAGGCACTACCAATACCAAAGTCTCCCTTTCGGATCAGGATAAGAAATTTGCCGATGGGGCAGCTCAGGGAGGTTTGATGGAGGTAATGATGGGGAAGCTTGCCGCGACGAATGCATCCGACAAAAATGTAAAAAACCTGGGTGAAATGATGGTAAAAGATCACAGTAAAGCGAATGAAGAACTAAAAAGCTGGGCATCAACAGTTGGTTATACTTTACCAACAAGTTTAGATGCTGAAAAACAAAAGAAATACGATGAGCTGAAGTCTAAAAAAGGAGCAGAATTCGATCGTATGTATAGTGATCTTATGGTGAGTGACCACAAAGAAGATATTGTAGAGTTCAAAAAAGAAGCTGCTGATGGTCAGGAAGCTTCACTGAAGTCATTTGCAAGCAAAACCTTGCCAACTTTGGATCACCATTTAATGGAAGCACAAAAAACAAAATCCGGAATAAAGTAA
- a CDS encoding 2OG-Fe(II) oxygenase — MKDIEKRLAAKDWHSVKRELHDKGFVIVRDILTKMECDNLIALYNADNTYRKTINMERYRFGRGEYKYFQYPLPELITTIREQVYAEIAPVANQWMQELAIEKTFPSTHKEMKKLCMEHNQEKPTVLILKYSEGGFNTLHQDLYGEIYFPMQIVFMLDQTEEDYTGGEFVITEQIPRAQSKANVLKPNRGDMLILTTNFRPVKGSKGYYRVNMKHGVSPVHSGQRHSLGIILHDGLS, encoded by the coding sequence ATGAAAGATATAGAAAAGAGGCTTGCTGCGAAGGATTGGCATTCAGTAAAAAGGGAATTGCACGATAAGGGTTTTGTGATTGTCCGGGATATATTAACAAAAATGGAATGTGACAATTTAATTGCTTTATACAATGCAGACAACACGTACCGCAAAACCATCAATATGGAACGATATCGTTTTGGCCGGGGAGAGTATAAATATTTCCAATATCCTTTACCTGAACTCATTACCACGATCAGGGAACAGGTATATGCTGAAATAGCACCGGTGGCCAATCAGTGGATGCAGGAACTTGCTATTGAAAAAACATTCCCTTCCACACATAAAGAGATGAAAAAGCTCTGTATGGAACATAACCAGGAAAAGCCAACAGTATTAATATTAAAATATAGTGAAGGTGGATTTAACACCTTGCATCAGGATCTGTATGGTGAAATTTATTTTCCGATGCAGATCGTTTTTATGCTGGATCAGACAGAGGAAGATTATACAGGTGGAGAATTTGTTATAACAGAGCAGATTCCCCGTGCGCAATCCAAAGCTAATGTATTAAAACCCAACCGGGGCGATATGCTGATACTCACAACCAATTTCCGTCCGGTGAAAGGGTCTAAAGGGTATTACCGGGTTAATATGAAACATGGTGTAAGTCCGGTTCACAGTGGACAAAGGCACAGCCTGGGTATTATTCTCCATGACGGATTGAGTTAA
- a CDS encoding metal-binding protein, giving the protein MIKHTDLGQTSEERKKALSSMIRNGVITLGGYKKAKIYGLLSCSSGKRMKTENRVFFKNEEEALTYNYRPCGNCMKEKYEEWKKKTSKVRTT; this is encoded by the coding sequence ATGATAAAGCATACCGATCTCGGCCAGACTTCCGAGGAAAGAAAAAAAGCGCTCAGCTCTATGATCCGTAATGGCGTTATAACACTTGGTGGTTATAAAAAAGCAAAGATTTATGGTTTACTTTCATGTTCTTCAGGTAAAAGAATGAAGACCGAAAACCGTGTTTTCTTTAAAAACGAAGAAGAAGCGCTTACATATAACTATAGGCCTTGCGGAAACTGTATGAAGGAAAAATATGAGGAATGGAAAAAGAAGACTAGTAAAGTGAGAACCACATAA
- a CDS encoding adenosine kinase produces MMKKYITYLLFFGFPLFGCQSKVAENSTYQQNWMQLEQQNKAIAFDADVKLSDAEIALDQKLFQIRKDFLAGAEKQKISLYNSSFNELKPLIESSRLFEIFQSMPKGGLLHTHSGGITDAKWVIAAARKYKECYIYDQADTKDFIFGQLAFFQDGKVPKGFVSLDQKLSSEPGFEKQLTELLLLKRESLCTYSDYWIEFEKRFTRISLLLPYRPFFKEYYKKGFEDLAANKVQHVEIRYVFDELYDFQHGKYPLKTSVTDLQEVVKEIQKKYPEFSLKLIYSSFKFLDPQAVGKQLETAFELKKEFPDVISGFDLVADEAAGNSIYSFREDWAKLNELSKKYGVKMPLFLHAGESVSVFNKNMIDIASLDNPRIGHGLNLIYFPKTMELIKKQNKLVEVSPISNQVLGYVSDLRNHPARVLLSNGIQCSINSDDPSVYGYEGLGYDFWVAYIYWELDVKALKKLVFNSINYSSLNESEKKRSLTYLNKQWDDFVKEMNGRLK; encoded by the coding sequence ATGATGAAAAAATATATTACTTATCTGTTATTTTTTGGATTTCCTTTATTTGGATGCCAAAGCAAAGTGGCTGAAAATTCTACGTATCAACAAAACTGGATGCAGCTTGAACAGCAGAATAAAGCAATTGCTTTCGATGCTGATGTAAAGTTATCCGATGCTGAAATTGCTTTGGATCAAAAGTTATTTCAGATAAGAAAAGATTTCCTGGCCGGAGCGGAAAAGCAAAAAATATCTTTGTATAATAGCTCATTTAATGAATTAAAACCTCTGATTGAAAGCAGTAGATTATTTGAGATCTTTCAATCAATGCCTAAAGGAGGCTTGCTGCATACGCATAGTGGCGGGATTACGGATGCAAAATGGGTAATTGCTGCAGCAAGAAAATATAAAGAATGCTATATCTATGATCAGGCGGATACCAAAGATTTTATTTTCGGGCAGCTGGCGTTTTTTCAAGATGGGAAAGTCCCAAAAGGATTTGTCAGCCTTGATCAAAAATTGAGTTCCGAACCCGGCTTTGAAAAACAGTTGACAGAACTTCTTCTGCTGAAGAGGGAATCACTCTGTACGTACTCGGATTACTGGATTGAATTTGAAAAACGCTTTACAAGGATAAGCCTCCTGTTGCCTTACCGTCCTTTTTTCAAAGAGTATTATAAAAAAGGATTTGAAGATTTAGCGGCAAATAAAGTACAGCATGTAGAAATAAGATATGTTTTTGATGAATTGTACGATTTTCAGCATGGAAAATACCCTCTGAAAACTTCAGTCACAGATTTACAGGAAGTAGTGAAAGAGATACAGAAAAAGTACCCGGAATTCAGTCTGAAATTAATTTATTCAAGTTTTAAATTTTTAGACCCACAGGCTGTAGGAAAACAACTTGAAACAGCTTTTGAACTTAAAAAAGAATTTCCGGATGTTATTTCAGGTTTTGACCTTGTGGCCGATGAGGCTGCCGGGAATAGTATTTACTCTTTTCGGGAAGATTGGGCGAAGCTGAATGAACTCAGTAAAAAGTATGGCGTAAAGATGCCTCTTTTCCTTCATGCAGGGGAAAGCGTTTCTGTCTTTAATAAAAATATGATCGACATTGCATCACTGGATAACCCAAGAATCGGACATGGTTTGAATTTGATCTATTTTCCCAAAACTATGGAACTGATCAAAAAACAAAATAAGCTTGTTGAGGTTAGCCCGATCAGTAACCAGGTTTTAGGATATGTGAGTGATCTGAGAAATCATCCTGCAAGAGTTTTGTTAAGTAACGGAATACAGTGTTCCATTAACAGTGATGATCCTAGTGTTTACGGATACGAAGGTCTTGGATATGATTTCTGGGTTGCGTATATATATTGGGAACTTGATGTAAAAGCCCTGAAGAAGCTTGTTTTTAATTCGATTAATTATTCGTCTCTGAATGAAAGTGAAAAGAAACGGTCATTGACGTATCTGAATAAACAATGGGATGATTTTGTTAAGGAGATGAATGGCAGGCTTAAGTAA
- a CDS encoding cupin domain-containing protein — MATTRRGFLSAVSLSSFGLVTASTGLDLLIPKKAETSVKNGSNDPKVEELEDFVYDIENGSKGWVGPGGTAKEATVEEFPVSQSIAGVIMRLNPGSFRELHWHSIAAEWAYVLEGSVRTTVVAPDGTTATDDFEKGDIWYFPKGHGHCLQCIGDQSCLFLLVFDNGHFSEFGTFSSTDWINHLSPEILARNSGLPANAFASSPHKELYIGTGKIATAKKPQNIDPNIPPSYAAHKFRMETDGVYEKYPGGSTIKVSAQEFPIQKTLTALRMDIEPGAIRELHWHPNADEWQYVMSGQGNLSIFGSHGRVKTMPYKKGMVSFIKQGFGHYIENTGTETLKLIIVFNSDEYQDISLNDWLASNPAQLVEDHFGITPAQTAKIANHKKGIF, encoded by the coding sequence ATGGCAACAACAAGACGTGGATTTCTTTCCGCAGTATCTTTATCAAGCTTTGGTTTGGTAACAGCATCAACAGGCCTAGATTTATTAATTCCAAAAAAGGCCGAAACTTCAGTAAAAAATGGGTCAAACGATCCCAAGGTAGAAGAATTGGAAGATTTTGTATACGACATTGAAAATGGAAGTAAGGGCTGGGTAGGTCCCGGTGGTACAGCCAAAGAAGCGACTGTAGAAGAATTTCCGGTATCGCAAAGTATTGCAGGAGTAATTATGCGGTTAAACCCGGGTAGCTTCCGTGAATTACACTGGCATTCAATCGCAGCAGAATGGGCTTATGTGTTAGAAGGAAGTGTACGTACAACTGTTGTTGCTCCGGATGGAACTACGGCAACAGATGATTTCGAGAAAGGTGATATCTGGTATTTCCCGAAGGGCCACGGACATTGCCTGCAGTGTATTGGTGATCAATCATGCCTGTTTTTATTAGTCTTTGACAATGGTCACTTTTCTGAATTTGGAACTTTCAGTTCCACAGACTGGATCAACCATCTCTCTCCTGAGATACTGGCACGCAATTCCGGATTACCGGCAAATGCATTTGCATCCTCTCCTCATAAAGAGCTTTATATTGGTACGGGGAAAATAGCCACAGCCAAAAAACCACAAAACATAGATCCCAATATACCTCCAAGTTATGCGGCCCATAAATTTCGCATGGAGACCGATGGTGTTTATGAAAAATATCCTGGTGGTTCTACTATAAAAGTATCTGCTCAGGAATTCCCTATTCAAAAGACTTTAACAGCCTTACGGATGGATATCGAACCAGGAGCAATCCGTGAACTGCACTGGCATCCTAATGCCGACGAGTGGCAATACGTTATGAGCGGACAGGGAAATCTGAGTATTTTTGGTTCACATGGACGGGTAAAAACAATGCCTTATAAAAAAGGTATGGTTTCTTTTATCAAGCAAGGTTTCGGTCACTATATAGAAAACACCGGCACTGAAACCCTTAAATTGATTATTGTTTTCAACTCTGACGAATATCAGGATATATCCTTGAATGACTGGCTGGCCTCTAATCCAGCGCAACTTGTTGAAGATCATTTTGGAATTACCCCAGCCCAGACGGCTAAAATAGCAAATCACAAAAAAGGAATTTTTTAG
- a CDS encoding FadR/GntR family transcriptional regulator, giving the protein MKLYEKVISLIKKDISQGKYKAGEKIPSEPELMKLYGVGRSTIREAIKTMAISGILKVQQGSGTFVNNSFQEVSIEQRLRRADFDDVNAVRRLLEKEIVKLAAQNRTEEQLQEIEQYLENRRLAIHAEDAQLCADTDIAFHTAIAKASSNTVLSDLYYSFTLIMRNFFLAREKQGISRFAMNHHLHEQLFKAIKNKKTNQAQLVLQRILDNNY; this is encoded by the coding sequence ATGAAACTTTATGAAAAGGTAATTAGTCTGATAAAGAAAGATATTTCTCAAGGGAAATACAAAGCGGGGGAAAAGATACCTTCCGAACCTGAACTGATGAAGTTATATGGTGTAGGTCGTTCCACGATCAGAGAAGCGATTAAAACCATGGCCATTTCAGGGATTCTGAAAGTACAGCAGGGATCCGGGACTTTTGTTAATAACAGCTTCCAGGAGGTCAGCATTGAGCAGCGCTTAAGACGTGCAGATTTTGATGACGTCAATGCAGTAAGGAGACTTCTGGAGAAGGAAATTGTAAAATTGGCCGCACAAAATCGTACTGAGGAACAACTTCAGGAGATCGAACAATATTTAGAAAATCGCAGACTGGCTATTCATGCTGAAGACGCTCAGCTTTGTGCCGATACAGATATTGCTTTTCATACAGCGATTGCCAAGGCTTCCTCAAATACAGTATTATCTGATTTATATTACAGTTTCACCTTAATCATGCGTAATTTTTTTCTTGCAAGAGAAAAGCAAGGAATCAGCCGTTTTGCAATGAATCATCATTTGCATGAACAATTATTTAAAGCGATTAAGAACAAAAAAACCAACCAAGCCCAATTAGTTCTTCAAAGAATTCTGGACAATAACTATTAA
- a CDS encoding RNA polymerase sigma factor, giving the protein MKKTDLELEFELRLKEYKLLIYKVCRMYSNDPNTIQEMYQDIIIQLWKSYPKFRGESKFSTWLYRIAINTVLMSLSKPKRSIQISDIELQYVQVSYEEDTGLKEEQHQQLYVAIQQLNDVEKSVVMLYLEDKSYDEMEEILGISNATLRVKMNRIKDKLRTLTNNK; this is encoded by the coding sequence TTGAAAAAGACAGATTTAGAATTAGAGTTTGAGCTCAGGCTAAAAGAATATAAACTTTTAATCTATAAGGTTTGCAGGATGTATAGCAATGATCCCAATACTATTCAGGAGATGTATCAGGATATTATTATTCAGTTGTGGAAATCTTATCCGAAATTCAGAGGTGAGTCAAAATTCAGTACCTGGCTCTACAGGATTGCTATTAATACGGTTCTGATGAGTCTTTCCAAACCGAAACGTTCTATTCAGATCAGTGATATTGAACTGCAGTACGTTCAGGTCTCCTATGAAGAAGATACGGGATTGAAAGAAGAACAGCATCAACAGTTGTATGTAGCGATACAACAACTGAATGATGTGGAAAAATCGGTTGTAATGTTGTACCTGGAAGATAAATCTTACGATGAAATGGAAGAGATTCTGGGGATCAGCAATGCAACGTTGAGAGTAAAGATGAACAGGATTAAAGACAAATTAAGAACCTTAACAAACAACAAATAA